attaataatatttccCACTATGTTGAACTCTTCCTTTAAATCTGATTCCTCTTGAATAAAGTGTAGTGTAAATGTAAATCCCAGTTCTGGAGTTTAGAGTGCAGTGAAAGTGAGGGACAAAGTCAAATGTTGTTGTGTCCTCCAGCTGTGTTGCTCTCGGCTCATTCAGACTAAATACAGAATGACAACAGGCTTCATCCAGCTGCAGGGTGTTCACTCGATTTACCCTTCACAGCTTCAGAATCTCTAAATCCAGATCAGCATCAGATCTGGATTGATCGATTACTCAATCAACAGatatttaacaagaaaaaatgaccaaaaatttGTCTCCAACTTTTCTTCTGTAGCAGCAGAACCCTTCATCACCTACATATGTcttatttttgcatgtttgcatCTCCAGCgcgaggaggagatgaggaaggaggaggagaagaagaaggcgGCGGAGGAGCGGCAGCGCTTTGAGGAGGAGCGAATGGAGCTGgagaggaaagagcaggagaacCGAGAGAAGAGGTACCgcgagagggagaggcagatcGAGGAGCACAGGTGAGGATCGTCCAACATCGAGCGCTCTGTCCATATCCATACCTAACGTTGAGCCTGTAAACGAACCTTGGCCTCGTTTCGTAAAACCATCTTAAGACTGTGATAATCAAAAAATCCATCTGATGAACGTTCCTAACCTTAACGAGAAGCTCCTACCCACTCAAAGCTAGGAGCTTCCAATGCAGCACTGCTTTATGAACCAGCACTTAGAATCTTTAAAGCCAATTCTTCAACAAACCAGAACAAAGATCTGAACCCTGGACTGATGTGATCCACTTTCCTGGTCTTAATGAGGACAAAGGATCAGCAGTTTCTAAACTTCTTCGATCAGTCTTGTTTGGGGAAATGGGACCCTGGTTCAGTTTGAGACATGTTCATGTTAAACCCTGTTAAATTGCGTGACTTTCTAACTTTAGTGTGGAAAATATCTGGTAATATCTAGGTCACATTTATACTTGACGTATTATctaatcagtgtgtttgtgtgtgagcacagGAAGAagatgcaggaggaggaagaggccaGAGAGAGATTAAGGAACCAGACCACCATAGTAAGTGTCTGTTTGTTATGACGTTCAGCTGCAACATCAACAATCCCAGGTATTCAATTCTTTGTGTTAGAGGTGTTTATGTTTCTAGAAGGTGATGTTTCTGCCCATCAAACTGTCACTTCCCGTCCCAAACGACCGCGAAGACGTCGTTTACACGCCTCTGGTTTTTGTGCCAGAGTCACGCTGTGacacaaaaatgaaaccaaTTTGTCTGACAGTGGGGTTTGTTTTTGAAGAGAGTGATTatacgctgtgtgtgtgtgatttgcaAAAAATTTTAAATCTGGCAGTGAGAATATATtcgtctgtctgtgtgtgtgtggtgtgtggtttATTTTTACAAGCAGACATAAAACCATTAGGACATCTTGCAATCAGCTGCctgctgtcacagctgtgatgttttctgCTAAATTTCAGACCATCTTCATAAACATTCAGCAGATCCTTTGCCTTGCTCAAGGAACTTAAGGCAGTGTTTGTTACTGAGGAACAAAGTGGGAACAAACCAGCAAGTTGTCAACAACTTGGCTGCCTCCCTAAATAATCAGTCAGGGTGAAATTATAATCACGCTCCGAGGAATCATAATCCTCTCTAAACGGGCACTAACAAGCGACCTGGGTGACTAACTGCTGCTACacactctgtttctgtttgataaaGCATGAAGCATGGATGGAGCTGGCTCATATGCAGCACATGAAAACCATGTAACCGCTCAGACTCttgagcccaacagaattaaatagcactcatggctgcagagggcgctgctgctcagcaaaaatgttgctttaaacaaaatgaaagccTGAGAAAAGAGTACTATATTGAACTAGACCAGTAGTGGATGAACCCAAGAGGCCTGGACGGCTCACAGCTTTTAAAAATTGAGCTAAACCCAAACCTCAAATCAAAATATCTGTCAGAATATGTGAGGAATTTAGCAAAAAGTCAGAGTTTCTCCCTGGTATTGATCTTTGGTCCTGTTCAGTCCATGGTGTCTGCTGAATGAGTCTCTATCGCCCCTCGCTGGTGGTAACCTGTAATCATTCCTCTCAGCTCTAAGAGCCAGATTTGTGTTGGGTCATGAGTCTGGACTAAAGAGGTCTCATGGTTCAGTTTCAGTACATTTAAATGATGATCTTGGTTTAGGTTTGAGTCCCTGAATTCATCattgtttttccctccatttgCATCTTCATCTGTATTATTCTTCTCTGCAGGCAGCAGAGCTGAGCATTGAAGACCTCAACCTGGACAAAAAGGAGTCTGAGGTGGAGGTGAGTTAGAAAAATTAGAAAGTAAATAAGTCAGAAGAATTAAAGCAGGGAAAGAATTTTAACTTTGCTCTAATAAAGGATAAAATCTACtacatgttgaatgttttcctCAGTGAAGATCACCTAGGATAAAGCTTATTTAGAAATCTTTGGTTCATTAGCGGCTGAACATCAAAGACATTATGATCCAGAGCTGTTGTTTGGTCtgaatgtatctgtgtgtttgtgtgttttcaggaggCGAAGGCCATCATCGCTCAGCGGTCAGGAAACCCTCGAGAGTTCTTCAAGCAGAAGGAGAGAGCCATGACCATCAGTGTCGACACCTCGCCTGTCTCCATCCACAGGACCGGTAAACACTTTAAAACTCGCTCCAGGATTAAGTTCATTTTAATGTACagctggaaaaacactgaatatattttttacttatAGAAGGTTCAGTAACAAAACCAGAGGTGGTTTATTTGGATCAGGGTCTTGTTTGATGGGATGAAAGGGTTCGAGgaaagagatgaaagaggagggTTGAATGTCAAGGGGATGAACGGGGTCGAAGGCTTGTTGCGGTCAGGTAAGTTGGGATGGTTTGGGTCGAAGGGAGGGACGAAAAGTGGGGGTCAATTCTGTGGGGATGAACACCGAATGAAGTTACAATGTGACTGGAGCATCTAGGAACCCAGGGGTCGAGACTTGGTGAGCTTACCAGGGGTCTGTAGAACCAGAACTTAAACATCTCAGAGGTTTTTGATCATGTGAGTTCTGCAAACATTCCCAACCTGAAGGATTCTGTTCTGTAAAACCACCTGACGATCTCTGTTCTCACAGTCGGAGGGCTGCTGCTGTCAAATTTGGACCATTTGAGCTTTTTTCTGAATTTTCTTTGCCTCTTTATATCGTTGCATCttgtttgtctgcagtgtttcagtgATTGTCATGACCCTGCTTCAAACAGAGATTTATAGTCTCAGTGGCGAGGATGTATTTTCCACTGGGGATGAGGAGAACAAGCCCCACACTCTGCAAAATCCTGTGTTTTTTAGGCTACATATAAGTCGTTCTGTACACTTCAAGTGTTGCTGGAGTTTTAACCTCTCAGACTCCTTTTCCTTGCACCATGGAAGTTGGTGAACTTGTGCCGGAAATCGTGACTCTAAAAGAATTTCTGCTCCACTTACTTTATCTCCCAGTTGTTACAACAGACAATAAAATCCCCCATCATTATATTACAAACTCATGGATCTGTTACTTGTATTTTTGAACACAAAGGTGTGTTTGGTCTGAATGTCTGATAGCGCTCTAATTGTTTGAGATTGTTTGATCTGAGGGGAAGGTTTACAGACACCTGAAAAAGTACTTCAAcctttttgttcatgttttttagTGAAAAAGCATCTCAACAGTCAAAGATGAGACAGTAAAAGCCCAGTTCTCTTCATAATAGAGTTGTAACCACACCATTATGTGTCATTatgatgaaacaaaatgtgGGTTTTTGTGATGATACATGGgattttacctttttctttttgactacGTGAGAACAGTTTCCATCACATTGTCTTGTTTGCTAACAAGCAGAGAAGCTGAGAGATTTGTGTCGTCAAACTTGGACTTAAAATAGTTTTTCTACTCTGGGATTTAATATTCAGAAgcaatttattttctgcttcagagagagagaaacagaagttAAACATTGGAGGATAAAAACCAACAAACTCCGTCAGCGTTTCCTTTCTGCCTAACTGCATGCTGTCTACAGTCTGTGTTTACAGCCACACTAACcacttttcttcctttctttctctctctcctttttctttctctttctttctttctctttgccttGCCTTGATTTTCTTCTCTACATTTGTGTTCACCTTCCTCATacgttctctctcttttcactcacttctttcttccttctctctctctcaccacaaTTTGTCTTCTTTGATTTCTCCATCTTGTCCCACAATCCTTTTCTGCTTCTCGCCGTTTCCTCTGGGGCTAAAACTTCTTTTACCTTGACTCTGacctctcctgtctcctttctgtttccctccctctctttattttgtctgttttgtctcgTCGTCTCGTCCATCTTCCTCACATCTCTTTGTCCTGGTGCGTCGCTTCGTGTCCTTGTCATATTGTACgtctgtgtgcgtgtctgtgtttgtttgtatctttCGTGTTCGGGTGTGtggctttgttttgttgtcctGACTGCCAGGCCGTTTGGACAGCCCGTTCTTGAGGCAGCAGCACAGTCCCAGCAGCCCCAGTCCGACTCCCCCGCCCCGGGGCGCGTCGCCCCTCCGCACCCCACCTCCACATGCACGGACGCAGCCCGCTGCTGCAGCCGGTAGGTACAGCACATAACTGAtaaacagcagaagaagaagaagaagaaataaggaggagagacagacggaCATTCGAACACCTCTCCCTCCCAGACATTAATCCCCTCCTCAAACATGGATGCTGCAAATAACAAAGATGAAATAATAGAGGGTGAAACTGCCTGTGAAGTTGAAATATGAGCAACTCAACTAGTCTCTCAAGATAGTTGGCTTTTATGAAAGAGTGAGATCCTTTTTGGTTAAACAGAATCAGCTGTTTTATCACCTTGTtcaaagccaccagactccatacagaaaaacagtaattttatctTGCAGAAAACAGGAGATGTTGGTCTACCActgcctcagtctgtttgtttgtgttgttgtgttgtactttaacttatgtaaaggatctgattacttcttccatcgctgaaagtcacacagaaacacaaacaagcaaacagatggaggcagtggtattcctgtttttgtcattggagtctggtagtgatatatagcaatgtttctagttaaacaaaaaagatcttactctaataaaaagctctgtctctgtaggaatcctttCCATAATATTGTCAAACTCTTACAACAATCTGAGCCCGTCACTGGCAAAAATtagcactttagtggatgtacaCTCAAAGATCCTTGAGTTACCCTTTGAAGTGGGAACACCAAGAAATTTGCTCCCATCTGTCTTGAGAGACCAAATGCATTTTCATCATCTAAGTTTCTATcagttcattttcatcatcCAGTCCAcgtagcacacacacactccttcactCCCCTCATATCTGCGTACCAACCCTAAACACACCGCACCAAACCCCTACCAACCTCACATCCTCAACCCTGCCCGCCACTCCctgaacaactgaacaacagCTTTGATCTGTcgacttcatttcattttagtcaAGTAGTTGACTCTCAAATTTGAAGTGATTTATGTTAATAATATCCAAAGTGCAGAGCCAAACCAGACAAAATGTCCTTTGCGTATATTGTTAGCATGGTTGCTAGCAGTGTCAGTACTGTTTTCTACCtacagtaaaacattaaaatatctttTCCCTATTTTGAGCATTAAATTATaaatttttgttgttgttaaccCCACTATCAAACGCACCTTCCTTTTACCTTTGCACTCTCAACCTTCCCTGCTAATAAACTAACAAGCTAACACTTAAATTAGCATCTCACTAACATAAGTAATAAAATATCCTTTATGGCTGTGAACCATAAagctgtttgttggtttgtgtggTAGATGTTGAGTCTGTCGTCCCCCTTCAGTCTTCATCCTTTAGATGTCGTCCAGTCAGCTGCTGATGTTGAATTATTGTTGtgaatgtctctttttttgctgATGATGTTGTGGTTTACATCAATTCTCTCAAGGATAAAGAGCTGAAACTTTTAACTAGAATCTCACTGGTTTTTCTTCTGATCCTCAATCTCATGCTTCTGATCCTGGACTGCATAAacgctcacacacaaatacacttctgctgctttttaatcTGCTGACCGACTGACCAAcctgtgagtgtttgtatatgaatgtgtgtatttgacgCCGTTGAGCCGCCCGTCGGTTGTCGCCGCCAATTGTTTGACTGAATATGGACTTTTGCTGTTCGACTTCTGTGGAGTTGATTATAGTTGTCATTGAGTTTAGAAACCATAATGGtgattttgtatgttttggctCATAAACTACAATTATCACACCTGAGATTAGTGCTGACCAGTTTCCAGAGCACAACATATCCATAGTACCAAACCAAACTTTTGACGTAAACAAAACATCAAGGCAACTAAATATTTATTAGTTCTCAGGGTCTTGTGGCATTGACTCATGCAAatagttttggtcttttccaTCTGTTGAGATATTTGTCTCAGATATCTGGAGAataaaggccttttcacatagcacaacacaaataaaacttgaGGTCCTGCTTGGGATGTGATCCCCGCATTTGAAGAGTCGGAACCAGCTACcgggatcctttgacccagagcagcctctggcagtctgtgtgattgtgatgcctGTATTCgcattttttgatatttgtgttCTCTGCGAAAGtactcaaaacaaaaacaacagttaaaaaaaatataggTGCAAAAACACCCctactgtgaaaacacagtaaatgtaaaattaaacaaaattattcataatattctaataattaataatgtgTCTAATAATATTCACCTCCCTGACGACAGAAATGTTTTACCCAAAATACCTTTGCTTATAACAGTAATAGAAATCAGGATAAACATTTGATTtgtagaagaaaaaatgaaaacaactacacatcagtttgttttcacatcCATGAGAGAGCACAAGTGAGGCTCTACACAACACTCAGCACATAGCATTGCAAACTCTTACAAAGTTTGTGGAGAACATTGCGAGCGGCATCCCAGCTCTCTGCTCGTTAAGACTCAGACCTACTGCTTACAACTTTCCGTACATCTCAAAATCACGGTGAAAAAACATTGCAAAACACTTGAAACATTTATATAGTTCTGGAGTACCTGCAGATCAATGAAGAGAATACAGAAGTTAGTGTCTTGCCCAAGCCTGTATGTCACCATTGCACATAATCACAATGTCAGAGAACAGGACAAaaaactgtctgtctgcatgggTATATACCTCTAAAAGCAtatatctttaaaaacatatgaAATGCTTTGAAAACCGGTCAGCAATAATGTAGTTTATGATCTTCACTGTGTCTCACTGCATGTCTATAACTGCTGTCTGTATGACATTATGCTGGGTGGAGAAAAGACCAGTTCACCACTGTTTCTAAGGACAGTTCACAAAAAGTCCTTTTTGAAATCGGTTTCTTTCATCAGtaaaagatttgttttgttaaacactagatttctttctttcaatgAAATTATACAAAATCCATCCCTCCTTTCAAGTTATTGTCCTTACTCATGTATTAGCTATGATGTCCGTCTCTTCTAAATAAGGTCGATCGACCCTCAAAGGTTTTTGTCCACCAGGTGAATTGGAGAACCCACCCATGCAGGACCCTGCTGAGCTGGATGTGATTCATCATTTTTGAAAGGGTCACACATCTCAGTTTGTCTCCATTCAAAGTGACGCTGTTGTTGCTTCATCTGTGGTTTACCGTGTTCGTGTCCTCTGGGAAATCTTGTTCTGGTTTATGAACAGGACGTCTGACTTCAACAAGCATGAATTCATCTGCGAAATGTCTGCGGGCAAAAAGTGATATTTTCTGTGACTGGAACTATGTTTGTCATGATGAGTTGTATTCCTGGATGTGGTGTACATATGGTGGCTGTGACTCATCCGTAATGTGTTGATATACATCGATGGTATCATAATGAACTGTCAGCAGACATCTGATTACTGTTTCGTGACTTGCTCGAACGTAGTGATTATGTCTTGGGCTTGGTGATGACTTGCCTGGGACGTTGGAATATTTCCAGTCCCAATTTGCTTCAACTCCAGAAGAGCAACAATTTTATCACTTTTGCTTTGTCAACTTCCTCTGTTCATATTATTTGTTATGTGACACTCTGCAACATGCCCAAAATGTGTTGCACTTACTTCTGTGTAAGGCAGGCTTCGAAAGTCACTAAATTTCACATGAAATAAGAAGAAACAAAGCCACTCTTTGATGAACAAGACTCACTATTTAAAGGGAGATGTCACCAGACCTTTGAATTGCTGGACAGGATACGAGATGTAGGCAGTGGTTTGGAGATCTGGAACCAGGTTTGGTgactgtatctgtctgtttgttggtgGTGTGACAGCAAAAGTGATATGATTGGTGTGTTTTTAGGCACCGTTTAATGTGGTGAAGTAACACAGGATGTGACTGTAGTAGTTACAAAAATGGTTTTAGTATTATTTAAGATAATGTAGCTGACACTTTATTTCAGTTAATAAGCAAATTCTGTGTTAGTTCAACACATCTTGTACCTATTGGAGTGTTTTTGAGATGCGAGATCTTGTGCGCTGTGCCTTTTcgatattttgttgttgtgccaTTTTGTCCCTCCAGGGGACGATGATGACGAAGCGAGCACAGAGCGCAGCATGGCCGCCGTGTCACCCATTCCTAAAATAGTCACCACACCCATCAAAGAGGACTTCAGCAGGGTGGAGGAAGACAGCAGAGATGAGTGGGGTAAGTTGAATAGTGCTAACCTCTTGTTTTGttaacacaacaatggctgaagctcttggcgATTGACCATCACCAGCACCTGCTCCCAGGTAGACACCACATTAAGCAGCAGAGAAAGCTTACAAATACCCTGAGTCAAAGTGACAGGATTATTCTCCATACTGATGTAAATGAAGCATTATTAATAAATTTGAGTGCATAGTTTCCATCTGCTTCATGTTTTTTACTCATAAAGGTTCCATATTGCTGTTTAAACAGCAGTTGTTATATTTCACCATGCAGTCAGAAACTGCCTCTCTTTTAAATATGATAATTAAAATGATGACACCAACACTTGTCCAAAGAAAATACTAAAGTTAGGAAATATTATTGAATTAGTGGTTTTTTCACCAGATTCGGTGCCAGAGCAGAAACCTCCGGTCCAGGAGTCAGCATCCACCAAGCCTGTGCAGAGCGTCGCCCCGCAGGCCCGCGACTCCTCCGGCTTCTCCGTGTGGGGTTCTGGGACAGACAGCCTGGTCAACCTGTGGGACAGCAGCTCCGCTCCTCCCGCAGACCCCTCCCAGACCTCCCAGTCCTCCAATCTGGTGGACCTGATGGGCGATGCTGATGACAGCTTGCCAAGCGCCACCGCCGCCACCGCCAGCGGCCGCCCCCAGCCCCTCCTCAGCTTCGACGAGATGATGGATGGGACTTTCTGCTCGAGCACTGGCGCCGAGGACGACCCCTCCAGTCTGGTGGATGTGACGGGCTCTGACCAGATGACCCTCAGCTACCAGCATGCACTGCAGCATGCATCCAGTGATGGGCAGGAGCTGGACGACGGACAGCTGCTGATGACCAATGGAGAGACGCTGCTGAAAGAGGGGACGCAGGTCAGACAGGTTAATGCTGCTGCTATACGTTCAGAAACAGATTTTCAACCTTTTCATTTGCTaataattgttttctttctccttttttgctGCTTCTTCTTTTGGCTTTTATAGGCAAGCGAGGGGTacttcagccaatcacaggagGAGGAATTTGGCCAATCAGAGGAGTCTTCGGCTAAACCTGCGCCGGTCTTTTATAACAAGCCACCAGGTGAGATACTTGCTTGAAAATAACCAAAATTAATAGTAAATCCTCAACCTTTCCTGTACAAATggttcaaattaaaagtcttcTAGCCACAAAGTGGGTGTTGCTCCTTAATGGTGGGcttttattgtgtatttgtgctgtgGAAATAGACATAatattaaagcaacacaatgtaaattTACTGAGCggcagcgccctctgcagccacaatTGGTAATGACTTCTGTCGGGCTCCGAGTCTgagctgttaaatgttttttatgtacagaaaataaagccTATCAGTAGGGGGGTgggtgtatattacccatgatccctggtttctggagcaggaagtgctgtcgttgtaacaaacacaccaaactttATAATTCTTTATATTTCCGTCAGTTTCCTGTCTGGatgtcagagatgaacgctgttttttaaagacttgtaagtctttttaactgatctacagttcagcatcactcttgaacttgctgaaCTTGCATGTATTTCCttctttaaagttttaaaacaaaccTGTTGTGTAAACCTTAGCTAATGCTCTGAAGAATTCAACATCATTTCTTGCTCAAACCTCCTGTTGTGGGTCAAACTACAACAGAAGAAAATTAGAATCATTCAATGTGACATTTAATACAGAGAAACTGTACAACTTacaatgaactgaaataatacatattttaaaaatacatgttctatcaaacaaattaaactaacgtgtgtttttgtgtgttttcagagatTGACATTACGTGCTGGGACACGGACCCCGTGGTCGACGATGATGACGACTAACCAGCCAATCAGACGCCACCACCTGGACCAAGAGGAAGTAGGAAGTGCGCTTCAtgaagaaacagatttttttctaaaaaaacaaaacacaaacgaaacaaacaaaaaaagtaataataataacaacaagtCTTGCATCAAAACTACTTCTGTATTATCtttagaggaaaagaaaacagtagccacagaaaaaagacaggGTTTGAGTTAATGTTAAAGACGGTTTGAAGGctcagttatgtttttttttctgtgtgtttgttattttatttatttggtttctttttccttttcttttttttttttttttttgctatgcAGATGTAATAGCTGGGAGCGGGGgacttttgtttgtgtacatgatTTATTACACGTTAACGTAGCGCACTGCTGCTTATTAGAGACAATGAAGCCCAGTGTGCGGCGGGCGGCCGACACACACCTAGTCTGTAGTGCTTTAATAACACCCTATAAAACTAATACAGTGGATCATTACAGCTGCCATGTATAtcttcactctctgtttcttaCCTCTTTTTcaccttcctccttccttctgcCTTTGTCCCAAAAATACTCACCTCTGCAAGTCAGTTAATCTTGTATTTAGCCCTCAAAAAAaggtgaaatattttatttattctggtGTATCTGAACTTCTTTTActaacagaagaagaagaagaagaaatctaTTGTCGAGATAAAATTCCTTAGTCAGACTGTGGCTCccttttgacctttttcactccttTTTGTATGATTTTAAGACTGAATTCAAGATTAAATGGCTTGTAAatctggttttcttttcttcagtgcacttttattttcttcttcttgtggaTGAACCACAGCTTCTCCATCAgccctcccctccacccccggTTCCATGAAGTTTATCGTTTTTTAACCCACTTATATATTTTACGCAAGCAATAAAACCTTTCTTTGCATCCAATCTAGATCAATATACTGTAgataactttttatttttttggtagAGTTTGGTTTTAAAGCAACGAAGAAGGGGCCAGGTGGGCACAGGTCCtgttcagagtcagagagggggAGGACGCAGGATGCCTTACCTTttctaatttttaaaataaattactaATCTCCAGCTGTTCTGGCCTTACTGTCCCACTGAGTTCAGTCAGTAGATCCTGGATGACGGGGGGAGGGTGggatgaaacagctggaagcaAACCTGGGCCACATGAATTCTtgctaatattattattattatgtctttgttttcatctgcacGGAGAACCAGATTTTCAGGACTTATCACATCAGAACCTGGACAACATGTGGTCAGAAACCTGTGGGGAAGGAAAGTCATGCTAACCCCATAAACTGTAAAGTTACATTGAGCTTTTTGTGATAAAAGCAGCAATGACCAACCTAACTATACACTCACTGTTAGAAAATCACAGCCAAAGGTTTGGTTTTGTCTTCTAATTCACAAAAATAGACCAATTTTAACAGGAACACCACCACCAGAGGGCGCCTTTATCCCTTTCCCTTGCTGTATTTTGAAGATTTCTTGGCAACCACACAGTGGTTAGGACATCTTGACCAATACAGCCAATACAGCTCTATGAAATCAACAAATTCTTCTGAGTGGAGGTGTAATAGAAGGAAATGAATACTAGAAAAATTGGAGCATTTGTTGGAGATTTATTGAAAGTGAGTTTCCTGACATCTGCTTCTCTGAACAgcttaaaacaaacacttcaaattatttttctctaattCTCTCTGACCCCCGTCTGCTGCCcgattgcttttgttttgtgccAATGCAACAAGTACTACatatattttatcttattttattttagttttttttgatGTGATGTTTAGTCGCTCTGGAGACCGGAGTGTGAGGCGGCAGGGACGGGCTGAAATGGGAggcgtgtgtgtttttaatacctGTCAAACAGTGTGCTAGAATTGATTTTCAGGACCTTTTTGAATATCATTAGCGACAAACAGTGTTAGATCTTTTTTGCTGTAAATTcctgtagaaaataaaaaactccCTAGGCAATAataacacctgtgtgtgtgtagagcacctggatactgtgtgtgttcacctgaaGGGAAGAGTCAGTTTGATTTATACCTCTGCATTCTGACACAGAGAGGACGAATCCAGANNNNNNNNNNNNNNNNNNNNNNNNNNNNNNNNNNNNNNNNNNNNNNNNNNNNNNNNNNNNNNNNNNNNNNNNNNNNNNNNNNNNNNNNNNNNNNNNNNNNNNNNNNNNNNNNNNNNNNNNNNNNNNNNNNNNNNNNNNNNNNNNNNNNNNNNNNNNNNNNNNNNNNNNNNNNNNNNNNNNNNNNNNNNNNNNNNNNNNNNNNNNNNNNNNNNNNNNNNNNNNNNNNNNNNNNNNNNNNNNNNNNNNNNNNNNNNNNNNN
The DNA window shown above is from Lates calcarifer isolate ASB-BC8 linkage group LG20, TLL_Latcal_v3, whole genome shotgun sequence and carries:
- the dbn1 gene encoding drebrin isoform X30: MAVNLGKNRLALLTAYQDVIDETSDTDWALYTYEDDTNDLTLAASGGGGLAEITLTFDSGRVMYGFCSLKEPTAALPRYILINWVGEDVPDARKCACASHVATIADFFQVRPTMGVEVIVNASSLDDIDPSAIGQRLTNGTAAVASPVLSRLRTRDEEHGDVGTVYQKTNAEVEMKKINREEFWEQAKREEEMRKEEEKKKAAEERQRFEEERMELERKEQENREKRYRERERQIEEHRKKMQEEEEARERLRNQTTIAAELSIEDLNLDKKESEVEEAKAIIAQRSGNPREFFKQKERAMTISVDTSPVSIHRTGDDDDEASTERSMAAVSPIPKIVTTPIKEDFSRVEEDSRDEWDSVPEQKPPVQESASTKPVQSVAPQARDSSGFSVWGSGTDSLVNLWDSSSAPPADPSQTSQSSNLVDLMGDADDSLPSATAATASGRPQPLLSFDEMMDGTFCSSTGAEDDPSSLVDVTGSDQMTLSYQHALQHASSDGQELDDGQLLMTNGETLLKEGTQVRQASEGYFSQSQEEEFGQSEESSAKPAPVFYNKPPEIDITCWDTDPVVDDDDD